In Paeniglutamicibacter kerguelensis, one genomic interval encodes:
- a CDS encoding anthranilate synthase component II produces the protein MSAPKILVIDNYDSFVYTLVGYLQELGAETTVVRNDDLSLAEVIELAEARDGVLVSPGPGNPAEAGVCIEMIKWCGTARKPMLGVCLGHQSLAEAYGGVVTHAEELMHGKTSPVFHTGHPIFAHIPSPFTATRYHSLAAVRSSIPECLEITAETENGVIMGLSHRTAPLWGVQFHPESVLTEGGYQMLGNWLESLGHVGAAARAGTLSPLIRETGR, from the coding sequence GTGAGCGCACCCAAGATCCTTGTGATCGACAACTATGACAGCTTCGTCTACACCCTGGTGGGGTACCTGCAGGAGCTGGGCGCCGAAACCACCGTGGTGCGCAACGACGACCTATCGCTGGCGGAGGTCATTGAACTGGCCGAGGCCCGTGACGGCGTGTTGGTTTCCCCCGGTCCGGGCAACCCCGCAGAAGCCGGCGTGTGCATCGAGATGATCAAGTGGTGCGGCACCGCACGCAAGCCGATGCTCGGCGTCTGCCTGGGACACCAGTCGCTGGCGGAAGCCTATGGCGGGGTTGTCACCCACGCCGAGGAACTGATGCACGGGAAGACCTCGCCGGTTTTCCACACCGGCCACCCGATCTTCGCCCACATCCCAAGCCCCTTTACCGCCACCAGATACCACTCGCTTGCTGCCGTGCGATCGAGCATCCCGGAATGCCTGGAAATCACGGCAGAGACCGAAAACGGCGTCATCATGGGCCTGTCGCACCGCACTGCGCCGCTTTGGGGCGTGCAGTTCCACCCCGAATCCGTGCTCACCGAGGGCGGCTACCAGATGCTTGGCAACTGGCTGGAATCGCTGGGCCACGTTGGGGCGGCAGCACGCGCGGGTACGCTCAGCCCGCTGATCAGGGAAACCGGACGCTAG
- a CDS encoding cell division protein CrgA, whose amino-acid sequence MPESKTRRKNRKPQSGGGETQTYDKPLPKWYKPVMFGLMLLGLVWIMVYYISQTLFPIPMIGGWNIVIGFGVAMVGFFMTTGWR is encoded by the coding sequence GTGCCTGAATCCAAGACCCGTCGGAAGAACCGCAAGCCACAGAGCGGCGGCGGCGAAACCCAGACCTATGACAAGCCCCTGCCCAAGTGGTACAAGCCGGTAATGTTCGGCCTGATGCTCTTGGGTTTGGTCTGGATCATGGTCTACTACATTTCTCAGACTCTCTTCCCGATCCCCATGATTGGTGGATGGAATATCGTCATCGGGTTTGGCGTTGCGATGGTTGGTTTCTTCATGACAACCGGATGGCGTTAG
- the pknB gene encoding Stk1 family PASTA domain-containing Ser/Thr kinase, with protein sequence MTGERILNGRYIVGELIGRGGMADVHLGVDQVLGRKVAIKLLRPEMARDPMVQARFRREAKAVAGLNHPNIVSVYDTGEEDREINGSSVELPFIVMEYVSGRTLRDLHKAGEITVDLAIDYVLGVLEALQHSHAMGIVHRDIKPANIMVTNQGALKVMDFGIARALADSSSTMTQTQTVVGTAQYLSPEQARGEIVDARTDLYSTGCLLYELLTGRPPFTGDSPVSVAYQHVGEHAPAPSSLKTTLPPIYDDVVLKALAKDREDRYADAPAFALALRNARNGIPLPPEELTAILPQETAPTGADTFAMPAVVAETGINTGYLEPVAAEQHWNEQPMWDQGRSEPVDDYRAKSKKAWTVVLSIIMVLALAVGGLFFYNWMQAEAARNALVTVPSLTGLSQAEAESTLTKLELIPKPEDVFDDKVKSGSVVSSNPVAQAQVVKGTTVTVMVSKGPESLKLPTSLAGATEVTARETLKEMGFTIGSVTRKNDPTIPAGSLVGTEPTLGSQVKSGSKIDLILSTGLVVVPQLLNMTEPEATAILADPKFGLKILVQEEVHTVAEPGTIIRQDPESGSTSPQGGTVTVTIAKAPEVPPVTPPTATEESAPQDDSDDEESDSESFDESPDTSFPGVGHRDSWDRGDPFSDD encoded by the coding sequence GTGACCGGGGAACGCATTCTCAACGGTCGCTACATTGTTGGTGAGCTCATCGGCCGCGGAGGAATGGCCGACGTCCATTTGGGAGTCGACCAGGTTTTGGGCCGGAAGGTTGCCATCAAGCTCTTGCGACCCGAAATGGCGCGCGATCCGATGGTCCAGGCCCGATTTAGGCGCGAGGCAAAGGCCGTCGCCGGCCTGAACCACCCGAATATCGTCTCCGTATACGACACCGGTGAGGAAGACCGCGAAATCAACGGTTCTTCCGTCGAGCTGCCGTTCATCGTGATGGAGTACGTCTCCGGCCGTACGCTGCGCGATTTGCACAAGGCCGGTGAGATAACTGTCGATCTGGCAATCGACTATGTTTTGGGCGTCCTTGAAGCACTCCAGCATTCCCATGCCATGGGAATTGTTCACCGCGACATCAAGCCCGCGAACATCATGGTCACGAACCAGGGCGCGCTCAAGGTCATGGACTTCGGCATTGCGCGCGCCCTTGCCGATTCCTCGAGCACCATGACCCAAACGCAAACCGTGGTGGGCACCGCACAATACCTGTCCCCGGAACAGGCACGCGGGGAAATAGTCGATGCACGAACCGACCTGTACTCCACCGGTTGCCTTCTCTACGAACTGCTTACCGGCCGTCCCCCGTTCACCGGGGACTCGCCTGTGTCCGTGGCCTACCAGCATGTGGGAGAGCACGCTCCAGCCCCCAGCAGCCTGAAGACGACGCTTCCACCGATCTACGACGATGTGGTACTCAAGGCGCTGGCCAAGGACCGCGAGGATCGCTATGCGGACGCCCCGGCCTTTGCCTTGGCCTTGCGCAACGCCCGCAACGGGATTCCGTTGCCTCCCGAGGAACTCACAGCCATCCTGCCGCAGGAAACGGCTCCAACGGGGGCTGACACTTTTGCCATGCCCGCGGTGGTAGCCGAGACCGGCATTAACACGGGATACCTTGAGCCGGTGGCCGCGGAACAGCACTGGAATGAACAACCCATGTGGGATCAGGGCCGCTCTGAGCCTGTGGATGACTACCGCGCCAAATCCAAAAAGGCGTGGACCGTGGTGCTCTCGATCATCATGGTTCTGGCCTTGGCGGTTGGCGGGTTGTTCTTCTACAACTGGATGCAGGCCGAAGCGGCACGCAACGCCCTGGTGACCGTTCCCTCACTCACCGGTTTGTCCCAGGCCGAGGCCGAATCCACACTCACCAAACTGGAGCTCATCCCCAAGCCTGAGGACGTCTTTGACGACAAGGTGAAATCCGGATCTGTGGTTTCCAGCAATCCCGTCGCCCAGGCACAAGTCGTCAAGGGCACGACCGTGACCGTGATGGTGTCCAAGGGTCCGGAGAGCCTCAAGCTCCCGACCTCCCTGGCAGGGGCAACGGAGGTCACCGCAAGGGAAACGTTGAAGGAAATGGGCTTCACCATCGGGTCGGTAACCAGGAAGAACGATCCCACGATCCCCGCTGGCTCCTTGGTGGGAACCGAGCCGACGCTTGGCAGCCAAGTGAAGTCCGGAAGCAAGATCGACCTGATCCTTTCCACTGGTCTTGTCGTTGTTCCCCAGCTGCTGAACATGACAGAACCTGAAGCCACGGCCATTCTGGCCGACCCCAAGTTCGGACTGAAAATCCTGGTTCAGGAGGAAGTGCATACGGTGGCCGAGCCCGGCACCATCATCCGCCAGGACCCCGAGAGCGGATCGACTTCACCGCAGGGCGGGACCGTCACCGTGACAATCGCCAAGGCGCCTGAGGTGCCCCCGGTTACTCCGCCTACGGCCACGGAAGAATCCGCTCCCCAGGACGATTCCGACGACGAGGAATCCGATTCGGAATCATTCGACGAATCCCCTGACACTAGTTTCCCCGGTGTCGGACATCGAGACAGCTGGGATCGCGGCGACCCATTTTCGGACGACTAG
- a CDS encoding protein kinase domain-containing protein, with protein MRPISGITLGGRYKLTDRIAIGGMGEVWRARDQVLGRLVAIKILKEEYTGDPGFLQRFRVEARHTALLNHNGIASVFDYGEEEGSAYLVMELVPGQPLSTIIERERVLSPDRALSIISQTAKALAAAHVQGLVHRDVKPGNILMLPDGRVKITDFGIARIADQVPLTATGQVMGTAQYLAPEQATGQQATGSSDIYALGVIGYELLAGRRPFTGESQIAIALAQVNDAPPPLPESIPVPVRSLIMSMLAKDPADRPADAEALAVAADAIRAGNPETATMAVPGMLLFSGSDTATQALGQTPITQGNETVALEPVDESISASAPATNAMPQIPAPGAEQASPENFESLLGASQPWEQEDEPAYEQADERADRRTPVKKGRSPWTTPLIALIVLVVFAVLGALLLPMLTGGNKPVESSANTSAPASESTKISAPTTAPTTKSPSNSPSESPIAQKVGTPNLSGLTVEEAESKLKALDLVPQSLDPVNDRRPFGTVIEQFPAAGVKVEPGTRVRYRWSLGPAETEKPETPPSETQTTKPEPTETETSEPPAETETSEPPAETKAPASKAPVSPSPEGAVEGTSPGDRTPKPPVTN; from the coding sequence GTGAGGCCAATTTCCGGTATCACCCTGGGCGGTCGATACAAGCTGACCGACCGTATTGCCATTGGCGGTATGGGTGAGGTGTGGAGGGCCCGGGACCAGGTTCTCGGTCGTCTGGTGGCAATCAAGATCCTTAAGGAGGAATACACCGGGGATCCGGGCTTCCTCCAGCGATTCCGCGTTGAGGCGCGCCATACGGCGCTGCTTAACCACAACGGCATCGCCAGCGTCTTCGACTACGGAGAAGAAGAGGGTTCCGCCTACCTGGTCATGGAATTGGTCCCAGGCCAGCCGCTGTCCACCATCATCGAGCGCGAACGCGTGCTGTCTCCGGACCGTGCGCTCTCGATCATTTCCCAAACCGCCAAGGCTCTGGCCGCGGCACATGTACAGGGGCTTGTCCACCGCGACGTGAAACCGGGCAATATCCTGATGCTGCCCGACGGCCGTGTGAAGATCACCGACTTCGGCATTGCACGCATCGCAGACCAGGTGCCTCTGACTGCCACCGGCCAGGTCATGGGCACCGCCCAGTACCTTGCACCCGAACAGGCCACGGGCCAGCAGGCCACCGGCAGTTCGGACATCTATGCGCTCGGCGTCATCGGCTACGAGCTTTTGGCCGGCCGTCGCCCGTTCACCGGTGAATCGCAGATCGCCATCGCCCTGGCCCAGGTCAACGACGCACCTCCGCCGCTGCCCGAATCCATTCCGGTTCCGGTTCGCTCCCTGATCATGTCGATGCTTGCCAAGGATCCCGCGGATCGCCCGGCAGACGCCGAGGCATTGGCAGTTGCGGCCGACGCCATTCGTGCCGGCAACCCGGAAACCGCCACCATGGCCGTACCCGGGATGCTGCTGTTCTCCGGTTCCGATACGGCTACCCAGGCGCTGGGACAGACACCGATTACGCAGGGCAATGAGACCGTTGCCCTCGAACCCGTGGATGAAAGCATTTCCGCTTCGGCCCCGGCCACCAACGCGATGCCCCAGATTCCTGCGCCCGGTGCCGAACAGGCCTCACCCGAGAACTTTGAATCGCTCCTGGGCGCCTCCCAGCCCTGGGAACAGGAGGACGAGCCTGCCTACGAGCAGGCCGACGAGCGGGCCGACCGTCGCACGCCGGTCAAAAAGGGGCGCAGCCCTTGGACCACGCCGCTGATTGCCCTAATCGTTTTGGTTGTCTTTGCCGTGCTTGGCGCATTGCTGCTGCCGATGCTCACCGGCGGGAACAAGCCCGTGGAATCATCCGCGAACACAAGCGCGCCGGCTTCGGAGTCAACAAAGATCAGCGCACCCACGACCGCGCCTACAACCAAGTCGCCGTCCAACTCGCCCTCGGAGTCCCCGATAGCCCAGAAGGTTGGTACACCCAATCTCTCCGGCCTGACAGTCGAAGAAGCCGAAAGCAAGCTCAAGGCTCTTGATCTTGTGCCGCAGTCGCTGGATCCCGTCAACGACAGGCGCCCGTTCGGCACTGTCATCGAACAATTCCCTGCCGCCGGCGTCAAGGTAGAGCCCGGAACCAGGGTTAGATACAGGTGGTCCTTGGGCCCCGCCGAGACGGAAAAGCCGGAAACACCGCCATCGGAGACGCAAACAACGAAGCCCGAGCCGACCGAGACGGAAACGTCGGAACCACCGGCTGAGACGGAAACGTCGGAACCACCGGCTGAAACCAAGGCACCTGCATCGAAGGCGCCCGTTTCGCCCAGCCCCGAAGGGGCTGTCGAGGGCACCTCGCCCGGTGACAGGACTCCCAAGCCGCCGGTGACCAACTAG
- a CDS encoding PP2C family protein-serine/threonine phosphatase, protein MALMLKFAARSDVGKVRSKNDDSAYVGRYLAVVADGMGGHVGGDVASASTVLDLVHLDVPDTQDAETVLPDEIQAANLVLNELVNANPKLSGMGTTVTAMLLTGNVLQFAHIGDSRAYRLKNGVFEQVSHDHTFVQRLVDEGRLRPEEAEMHPHKNVLLRVLGDSDASPELDINQYPVEAGERWMLCSDGLNAVVPDSITERIMRGTASLEETANDLVETTLAHGSPDNVTIVVFEVVEADPEFDLPPADHDDSAAEPAPDTGQLTIAAEGGLEAGAALIRHEMSKRPHLLVGAAQLATETGKIPVVTQRSGEKRAAAILTHKGPGAPTDPPEDFEQSEARQRRWLVPTFLALMALILAAVCIWGYLWTQTQYFVGNHDGKVAIFKGVSQDLGPLKLSHVDAVTEIPLDALPEYTRQRIQSSLPARDLAHAQMIVNELTVTVKQNCPVVVPENPGSPSALPPMPTYCQETRP, encoded by the coding sequence ATGGCGTTGATGCTCAAATTTGCGGCGCGGTCGGATGTTGGCAAGGTCCGCTCCAAGAATGACGACTCCGCCTATGTCGGCCGATACCTGGCCGTTGTTGCCGACGGCATGGGTGGGCACGTCGGCGGCGACGTGGCCAGCGCCTCGACGGTCCTTGATCTTGTCCACCTCGATGTCCCCGATACCCAGGACGCCGAAACTGTGCTGCCCGACGAGATCCAGGCTGCAAACCTGGTTCTCAATGAACTGGTCAATGCCAATCCAAAGCTTTCGGGCATGGGAACCACCGTCACAGCCATGTTGCTGACCGGCAACGTCCTGCAGTTCGCACATATTGGTGACTCCCGTGCATACAGGCTCAAAAACGGTGTTTTTGAGCAGGTCAGCCACGATCACACGTTTGTCCAGCGGCTTGTCGACGAGGGCCGGTTGCGCCCGGAGGAAGCAGAAATGCACCCGCACAAGAACGTCTTGTTGCGTGTTCTTGGCGATTCGGATGCCAGCCCGGAACTGGACATCAATCAATATCCGGTTGAAGCCGGTGAACGGTGGATGCTTTGTTCCGACGGTCTTAACGCCGTGGTGCCGGACTCCATTACGGAGCGGATCATGCGCGGAACGGCTTCCCTTGAGGAAACCGCTAACGACTTGGTGGAGACCACCCTGGCGCATGGATCCCCGGACAATGTCACCATCGTGGTCTTTGAGGTGGTCGAAGCGGATCCCGAATTCGACCTGCCACCCGCAGACCACGACGACTCCGCCGCCGAACCTGCCCCGGACACCGGCCAGCTCACCATTGCCGCAGAAGGCGGCCTGGAGGCCGGTGCCGCGCTTATTCGCCACGAAATGTCCAAGCGCCCCCACCTGCTGGTTGGAGCCGCGCAGTTGGCCACCGAAACGGGCAAGATCCCGGTGGTGACCCAGCGGTCGGGTGAAAAGCGTGCCGCGGCGATCCTCACCCACAAGGGCCCCGGGGCGCCAACGGATCCACCCGAAGATTTCGAACAGAGCGAGGCTCGTCAGCGACGCTGGCTGGTTCCCACCTTCCTGGCTCTCATGGCGTTGATCCTGGCGGCCGTGTGCATCTGGGGCTATCTATGGACCCAGACCCAATACTTCGTGGGGAACCATGATGGCAAGGTTGCGATCTTCAAGGGCGTTTCCCAAGACTTGGGTCCCCTCAAACTTTCCCACGTGGATGCGGTAACCGAGATCCCTCTGGATGCATTGCCTGAATACACCCGCCAACGGATCCAGTCCTCTCTCCCGGCGCGGGATTTGGCCCACGCCCAAATGATTGTCAATGAGTTGACCGTGACCGTTAAACAGAACTGCCCGGTGGTAGTCCCGGAGAACCCGGGCTCACCCTCGGCATTGCCTCCGATGCCCACTTACTGTCAGGAGACCAGACCGTGA
- a CDS encoding DUF3817 domain-containing protein — translation MVRPESAVDSSAALKSPPSKLSPKRFYGFLAAAEMVTWALLIFAMIMKYGADQPAFVRIFGMIHGVVFIAYGLVTLFVWANERWSVSRGILGLATAIIPFATLPFERSVLRRGLLSDTWRLAPGGDEPTGFIEKIQATALRSPWIAAVAGIFLVAAITTVLLIIGPPGGNK, via the coding sequence ATGGTTCGCCCCGAGTCCGCAGTGGATTCATCCGCCGCTCTCAAGTCACCCCCCTCGAAGCTTTCACCCAAGCGCTTCTATGGCTTCCTTGCAGCAGCCGAGATGGTGACGTGGGCACTTCTGATCTTTGCCATGATCATGAAGTACGGCGCCGACCAGCCGGCGTTTGTCAGGATTTTCGGAATGATTCACGGCGTGGTCTTCATCGCCTACGGTTTGGTGACACTCTTTGTGTGGGCCAACGAGCGGTGGAGTGTTTCCCGGGGCATTCTTGGATTGGCTACGGCGATCATTCCGTTCGCCACCCTGCCGTTTGAGCGTTCCGTCTTGCGCCGCGGGTTGCTCAGCGACACCTGGCGCTTGGCACCCGGAGGCGACGAACCCACTGGATTCATTGAGAAGATTCAGGCGACTGCACTGCGCAGCCCGTGGATTGCGGCCGTCGCGGGAATCTTCCTGGTCGCCGCAATCACCACCGTGTTGTTGATCATCGGTCCTCCGGGCGGAAACAAGTAG
- a CDS encoding penicillin-binding transpeptidase domain-containing protein — MNQAIRNTWIAVVLLFVLCLGSLSYVQFFAASDLNNNALNKRQLFREFDLPRGAILVDGKPIAESKPSEGQFKYQRTYTDPELYAFLTGFYSLTNSSTQLESVMNDELTGQSQDQFFDRMINLFSGRANEGASVELTIDGKLQKFVYDLIPDGTRGTIIVSEPKTGNILAMASKPSYDTNLLAVQSSKEAAANMKKLLKVPGLSPYVNPALGNLTAPGSTFKVLDLVAAIESGKYNADTVMKNPAKVTLPGTTTPLGNFFGGNCAAKTEAPLSFIVAQSCNTPFVEISEKLGAEPFEKVTKNFGFGQQLNIPLRVVPSVFPPNLDPAALGQSVIGQRDVKATAMQMNMVAMGIANGGKIMQPNLIKRVIAPDLKVLSETKPKEFATATSKDVADQVTDLMRGPVKSGTAVRAQVPGLDIAAKTGTSQIGGSTLVNSWITGFAPANDPQVAVTIVFEKIDFKTGSSLTSPNLKKILEAVFNQ; from the coding sequence ATGAATCAAGCAATCCGAAATACATGGATCGCCGTGGTGCTGCTCTTCGTCCTGTGTTTGGGCTCGCTGAGCTACGTACAGTTTTTCGCGGCATCAGACCTGAACAACAATGCGCTCAACAAGCGACAGCTTTTCCGTGAATTCGATTTGCCGCGCGGCGCGATACTGGTCGACGGCAAGCCGATCGCCGAATCAAAGCCGTCCGAGGGCCAGTTCAAGTACCAGCGCACCTACACCGACCCCGAGCTTTATGCGTTCCTGACAGGGTTCTATTCCCTCACCAACAGCTCGACGCAGCTCGAATCCGTGATGAACGACGAACTTACCGGGCAAAGCCAAGACCAGTTCTTCGACCGCATGATCAACCTGTTCTCCGGACGGGCCAATGAGGGTGCCTCGGTTGAACTGACCATCGACGGCAAACTCCAGAAGTTCGTTTACGACCTGATCCCGGACGGCACCCGCGGCACCATCATCGTTTCGGAACCAAAGACCGGAAACATTCTGGCCATGGCCTCCAAGCCGAGCTACGACACCAACCTCTTGGCCGTTCAAAGCTCTAAAGAGGCTGCGGCGAACATGAAGAAGCTGCTCAAGGTCCCGGGACTGAGCCCGTACGTGAATCCCGCCCTGGGAAACCTGACGGCTCCGGGATCGACGTTCAAGGTCCTTGACCTGGTTGCAGCCATCGAATCAGGCAAGTACAACGCCGACACCGTGATGAAGAACCCTGCAAAGGTGACGCTGCCGGGCACCACGACCCCCCTTGGAAACTTCTTCGGCGGAAACTGCGCCGCAAAGACCGAGGCCCCGCTGTCCTTCATCGTGGCGCAAAGCTGCAACACCCCGTTCGTCGAGATCAGCGAGAAACTTGGCGCCGAGCCGTTTGAGAAGGTCACCAAGAACTTCGGATTCGGCCAGCAACTGAACATCCCGCTGCGGGTAGTCCCCAGCGTCTTCCCGCCAAACCTCGACCCGGCCGCATTGGGCCAGTCGGTGATCGGCCAGCGCGACGTCAAGGCAACCGCGATGCAGATGAACATGGTTGCCATGGGCATCGCCAACGGCGGCAAGATCATGCAGCCGAACTTGATAAAGCGGGTGATCGCCCCGGACTTGAAGGTACTCTCGGAGACCAAGCCCAAGGAATTCGCCACCGCCACCAGCAAGGACGTTGCCGACCAGGTCACCGACCTGATGCGCGGACCGGTCAAGAGCGGAACCGCGGTCAGGGCGCAGGTGCCTGGCCTGGACATTGCGGCCAAGACCGGAACCTCGCAAATCGGTGGATCCACTCTGGTGAATTCCTGGATCACCGGTTTCGCGCCGGCCAACGATCCCCAAGTAGCTGTGACAATTGTGTTCGAAAAAATTGATTTTAAGACTGGATCCTCGTTGACCAGTCCCAACCTGAAGAAGATCCTAGAGGCGGTGTTCAACCAGTGA
- a CDS encoding class E sortase, translating to MTRSETRLRTKASLGQRLLGGIGEILITLGIIALLFVAWELWWTNVDANRAQSEVTSQFVQGLNLGDAGGQDFGSAPIAKIPDGETFGIFYIPRFGKDFAHPVTNGVGPEVLNSVGIGHYPETQAPGEPGNFAVAAHRQTHGQVFWDIDKFEDGDKVYLQTREGFYTYEWRNTEIVHPSQGEVLLPVPHEPGQEPTNSILTMTSCHPPFTTRMRIIAYSELMSWRPSEAGPPAEIADLVHKTMKN from the coding sequence ATGACACGATCTGAGACCCGGCTTCGGACCAAAGCGTCCCTCGGACAGCGTCTGCTTGGCGGAATCGGTGAAATTCTCATCACACTCGGAATCATTGCGCTCCTCTTTGTTGCCTGGGAGCTGTGGTGGACGAACGTCGACGCGAATCGTGCCCAAAGTGAAGTCACCTCTCAATTCGTCCAAGGGCTCAATCTCGGTGACGCCGGCGGACAGGACTTCGGATCGGCACCGATCGCCAAGATCCCGGACGGGGAAACCTTCGGCATCTTCTACATTCCCCGATTTGGCAAGGATTTTGCCCACCCTGTAACCAACGGGGTGGGTCCCGAGGTCTTGAACTCCGTCGGCATCGGCCACTATCCGGAAACCCAAGCCCCAGGTGAACCGGGAAACTTTGCAGTTGCGGCCCACCGGCAAACCCACGGGCAGGTGTTCTGGGACATCGACAAGTTTGAAGACGGCGACAAGGTCTATCTGCAGACGCGCGAGGGTTTCTATACGTATGAATGGCGCAACACGGAGATAGTCCACCCTTCCCAGGGTGAAGTGCTGCTTCCCGTTCCGCACGAGCCCGGCCAGGAGCCAACCAACTCAATCCTGACGATGACAAGCTGTCATCCGCCATTCACCACACGGATGCGAATCATTGCCTATTCAGAACTCATGTCGTGGCGCCCGTCCGAAGCGGGTCCCCCGGCGGAAATCGCCGATCTGGTCCACAAGACGATGAAAAACTAG
- a CDS encoding FHA domain-containing protein FhaB/FipA, whose amino-acid sequence MNDLVFTVLRLGFLILLWLLILSIVGALRRDLAIGSKARTGAPTAREIRKNPALSPAPEAPAKQQATTLVILEGPLTGLQHQLTASPILLGRAQEATIVLEDDYASGRHARLFPQGTRWFIEDLGSTNGTFLGDVQLTRAQPVELGQKIRIGKTVMELRP is encoded by the coding sequence GTGAATGATCTCGTATTCACCGTCCTGCGGCTCGGGTTCCTCATCCTGCTATGGCTCCTGATCCTCAGCATCGTGGGGGCGCTGCGCCGGGATCTTGCCATTGGCAGCAAGGCCCGCACCGGCGCGCCGACAGCGCGTGAAATTCGAAAGAATCCGGCCCTGTCCCCCGCACCAGAGGCCCCGGCTAAGCAGCAGGCAACAACGCTGGTGATCCTGGAAGGACCTCTAACCGGGCTGCAGCACCAGCTCACGGCCAGCCCCATCCTGCTGGGACGCGCCCAGGAAGCGACCATCGTCCTCGAAGACGACTACGCCTCCGGGCGACATGCCCGGCTTTTCCCGCAGGGAACCCGGTGGTTTATCGAGGACCTGGGCTCCACCAACGGAACCTTCCTTGGCGATGTGCAGCTCACACGCGCACAGCCTGTTGAACTTGGCCAGAAGATCCGGATCGGTAAAACGGTTATGGAGCTGAGGCCGTAG
- a CDS encoding FtsW/RodA/SpoVE family cell cycle protein — protein MSELETAPIPRRNMELLLLLLALAVAMAAYYLVGINSDNGLSQEFITQGLFLAGLALVFHVILRIWAKYADPVILPVTVALNGIGLAMIHRIDLAKVSRDNDQAYRQILWTGIAMVVAMVVLWAIRDHRVLRRFTYTALAASVVLLLLPMVPGLGVPINGARIWVRIGSSLSFQPGELAKITLAIFFAGYLSSNRELILLAGKKIGPLQLPRARDLGPMLVAWLVSIGVLVVQRDLGSSILLFGLFMVMIYVATARVSWIVIGMLMLAGGGVFAYFTMGHVTRRIDGWINAFDPDIYYAQGGSRQIVEGLFGMGDGGLLGTGLGNGSPYLVPLANSDMIVAALGEELGLIGLSAIVLLYLILISRGMRAALGSRDAFGKLLATGLSFTLGLQCFVVIGGVTRLIPLTGLTTPFMAAGGSSLLANWIIVAILLLISHNSRRPMQAGLSATAEVATEAPRRQKLTKEAKQ, from the coding sequence GTGAGCGAGCTAGAGACTGCGCCGATCCCACGACGCAACATGGAGCTTTTGCTCCTGCTCCTTGCCTTGGCCGTCGCAATGGCCGCCTACTACCTTGTGGGCATCAACAGCGACAACGGCTTGAGCCAGGAGTTCATCACCCAGGGGCTATTCCTGGCCGGCCTGGCGCTGGTTTTCCATGTCATCCTGCGGATTTGGGCAAAATATGCCGACCCGGTGATACTTCCAGTGACGGTGGCCCTGAACGGCATCGGCTTGGCCATGATCCACAGGATCGATCTGGCAAAGGTGTCACGAGACAACGACCAGGCCTATCGCCAAATCCTCTGGACTGGAATCGCCATGGTCGTGGCCATGGTCGTTCTGTGGGCTATCCGCGACCACCGCGTCTTGCGTCGATTCACCTATACAGCACTGGCGGCCTCCGTGGTCCTGCTGCTACTCCCGATGGTTCCGGGGCTGGGCGTACCAATCAATGGTGCGCGCATTTGGGTGCGCATCGGAAGCAGCCTTTCCTTCCAGCCGGGCGAACTGGCAAAGATCACCCTTGCAATATTCTTTGCCGGGTATCTTTCATCCAACCGCGAACTGATCCTGCTTGCCGGAAAGAAGATTGGCCCGCTGCAGCTGCCCCGTGCCAGGGACCTGGGCCCGATGCTCGTTGCCTGGCTCGTAAGCATCGGCGTGCTGGTTGTCCAGCGCGACCTCGGGTCATCGATCCTCCTCTTCGGCCTGTTCATGGTCATGATCTACGTTGCAACGGCGCGAGTGAGCTGGATTGTCATCGGCATGCTGATGCTTGCCGGCGGCGGAGTCTTCGCCTACTTCACCATGGGGCACGTAACCCGTCGCATCGACGGCTGGATCAACGCCTTCGACCCCGACATCTACTATGCACAAGGTGGCAGCAGACAAATCGTCGAAGGCCTCTTTGGCATGGGCGACGGAGGTTTGCTGGGCACCGGCCTGGGAAACGGCAGCCCTTATCTGGTCCCGCTGGCCAACAGCGACATGATCGTGGCCGCCCTGGGCGAAGAGCTCGGGCTCATCGGCCTGTCCGCAATTGTGCTGCTGTACCTGATCCTGATCAGCCGCGGCATGCGCGCCGCCTTGGGTTCACGTGACGCCTTCGGCAAGCTGCTTGCCACAGGGCTGTCGTTCACCCTGGGGCTGCAATGTTTTGTGGTCATCGGCGGAGTTACCCGACTCATCCCGTTGACGGGCCTGACGACCCCGTTCATGGCTGCCGGCGGTTCATCCCTGCTGGCGAACTGGATCATCGTCGCGATATTGCTGTTGATTTCCCACAATTCGCGCCGCCCGATGCAAGCCGGCCTCTCCGCGACCGCCGAGGTCGCCACGGAAGCACCCCGTCGACAGAAACTCACTAAGGAGGCGAAGCAATGA